The following proteins are co-located in the Megalobrama amblycephala isolate DHTTF-2021 linkage group LG12, ASM1881202v1, whole genome shotgun sequence genome:
- the LOC125280199 gene encoding HLA class II histocompatibility antigen, DR alpha chain-like, giving the protein MELYVFMFMLAALVSSEKKVGHEDFNLVGCSDTEKENMYGMDGEEVWHADFIKGEGVITLPDFSDPISYDGFYQGAVSNIEVCKQNLATAIKAYKYPQEKMDKPQTSIYARNDVQLNVENLLICHVTGFFPPPVRVSWTKNNEVSKADSLSQYRPNDDGTYNIFSSLSFTPVEGDIFSCTVNHTSLDQPETKTWDVDVAVPSVGPAVFCGVGLSLGLLGVAAGTFFLIKGNNCN; this is encoded by the exons ATGGAGCTCTATGTATTTATGTTCATGCTTGCTGCACTCGTTTCTTCTGAGAAAAAAG TTGGTCATGAGGATTTTAATTTAGTTGGATGCTCTGAtacagagaaagaaaatatgTATGGAATGGATGGAGAGGAAGTGTGGCATGCAGACTTCATTAAAGGAGAAGGAGTAATTACTCTACCTGACTTTTCAGATCCCATTAGCTATGATGGATTCTATCAGGGAGCTGTTAGTAACATAGAAGTCTGCAAACAAAACTTAGCCACAGCTATCAAAGCTTATAAATATCCACAAGAGAAAATGG ACAAACCTCAGACTTCCATCTATGCCAGAAATGATGTGCAGCTAAATGTTGAAAACCTCCTCATCTGTCACGTGACTGGATTCTTCCCTCCTCCTGTCAGAGTCTCATGGACTAAAAACAATGAGGTTTCAAAAGCAGACAGTCTAAGTCAGTATCGCCCAAATGATGACGGCACTTACAACATCTTCTCCAGTCTGTCATTCACACCTGTGGAGGGAGACATTTTCAGCTGCACTGTGAACCACACATCTCTCGATCAACCTGAGACCAAAACATggg ATGTGGATGTTGCTGTGCCCAGTGTTGGTCCAGCAGTGTTCTGTGGAGTGGGTCTGTCTCTGGGGCTGCTAGGAGTCGCTGCTGGAACATTCTTCCTCATTAAAGGAAACAACTGCAATTGA
- the LOC125280197 gene encoding uncharacterized protein LOC125280197, with product MSPVDPQLIRNTGPGRSCSHAAAVLWKVENAVRQGKTGLACTDVQNCWNAGTKSNTGQQKIRDVSFRRHSRNNLYQPASQASSSSIVSTPSRKVKVHETLEEWQNYCLSTPIAALFTAPGSGLMQLTFNTSLPAQSAETSKAPLPLHHGDHNTQLECEKCRAFYTTYIDMTTTQFMYIEQHTKEQSREQLWHDMRRVRITASTAKYVPVRATTAPDKFLSEHLHPTFHGNAATRQGAEGEEHARQYLQDQGHDIDVKGLVVCPSEPWLAASPDGVMNRDTLVEIKCPVLVKNQSLTEALAAKSSEIKRMPTGEFHLSFNGPKGYYMQVQLGMHCTGLRQALLVIWSNTECLQLNVLYDQTFVEGHISRLHSFYFTHMLPKVVDDFDDGRLELCSRYMDVVKSA from the exons ATGTCCCCAGTTGATCCCCAGTTGATCCGTAACACCGGACCCGGACGTTCCTGTAGCCATGCAGCCGCCGTGCTGTGGAAG GTAGAAAATGCTGTGAGGCAAGGGAAGACAGGACTTGCCTGCACTGATGTGCAGAATTGCTGGAATGCCGGGACAAAAAGCAATACTGGGCAGCAAAAAATCAGAGATGTGTCTTTCCGAAGACACAGCAGAAATAACTTATACCAACCAGCATCACAGGCATCCTCCTCCAGCATAGTTTCTACACCTAGTCGCAAGGTAAAAGTCCATGAGACCCTGGAAGAATGGCAAAATTACTGTCTCTCCACACCAATAGCGGCACTTTTCACTGCACCTGGCAGTGGACTAATGCAGCTCACTTTTAACACCAGCCTCCCTGCTCAGTCTGCCGAGACATCAAAAGCTCCACTGCCCCTACATCATGGTGATCACAACACACAACTTGAATGTGAGAAATGTAGGGCATTCTACACCACATACATTGACATGACCACAACCCAATTTATGTACATTGAGCAGCACACAAAAGAACAGAGCAGGGAACAACTGTGGCATGACATGCGACGGGTACGGATAACAGCAAGCACAGCCAAGTATGTGCCAGTTCGGGCTACCACAGCACCAGACAAATTCTTGTCTGAACACCTCCATCCTACCTTTCACGGTAACGCAGCAACCCGGCAAGGAGCAGAGGGTGAAGAGCACGCCAGGCAATACCTGCAAGACCAAGGTCATGACATCGATGTGAAAGGTTTGGTGGTTTGCCCGAGTGAGCCATGGCTTGCTGCGAGTCCGGATGGTGTCATGAACAGAGACACACTAGTGGAGATCAAGTGCCCTGTCTTAGTCAAAAACCAGTCCCTTACTGAGGCACTTGCTGCTAAAAGCAGTGAGATCAAACGCATGCCCACAGGGGAATTCCATCTGTCCTTCAATGGGCCAAAGGGATATTACATGCAGGTGCAACTGGGCATGCACTGCACAGGGCTACGGCAAGCCTTGTTGGTGATTTGGAGTAACACTGAATGTCTGCAGCTCAACGTGCTCTACGACCAAACCTTTGTTGAGGGACATATCTCAAGGCTACACTCCTTCTATTTCACCCACATGTTGCCAAAAGTTGTAGATGACTTCGATGATGGAAGGCTGGAGTTGTGTTCCAGATACATGGATGTTGTAAAATCAGCATGA